The genomic stretch GAGGAATCCTTTCCTGTTGTCATCACCTGGCTGATTATTTATTGTGATTAAACCCTTGGCCTGAAGACTATTAATTGGGTATCTTAAATTCTACCTTAGGTCATTGCTTTTCACTTGTTCCCCTTGACCCTGCATTATTAGTCAAAAATCTTATCTTGTACCTAAGTGTTTTGTTGCAGTTTGGGCATGACAACCGTGGTGGCCTGGCATCTCAAAAGTGAAAGTATTTTCAGTGATAAGGAGATGGCCTCTAGAATTGGGAGAATTGCTAGGGATTGACCTAACATTTGAATGTCTCGTTCATTTCTAGCTCCATGGTGGGAGTAAATCTGCCAGAGAAGGCTGGAGGATTTTTGATGAAGAAGGAGCTGAACTACTTTGCCAAGGCCTTGGAGAGCCCAGAGCGACCCTTCCTGGCCATCCTGGGCGGGTATGGAGAACTCTTCAAGATCATGCTTTAAGTAGTGTTTTTGCCTGGTAGTAGGCCATAACTTGGGTGGTTTATTGTCAGATAGCACAATCAAACTGGGTGACTGAGGAGAATTTAATAAAGGGACTGTCTAAAAAGGTGTGGGTAGGGTTTAGGGAAACCCAGAAGGGACAGTACAGTAAACTGGGGCAACAGTCATCACCATCCCTAGGcctgaagggaaaaaggaaagggatGGTTACCAAAATCCAGAGACAGTGGTTGCGTGGAGAGGTCTCTCTGATAGAAACCGTAGCCTTTGGTCAAGGGATGTAGGGATAGTCATCTAGCAGGGAAGGAGCCAGGGAAATAGATACTCTGATCTCCTTTTAATGTCCTGCTGATGTACCCCCTCCTACCCACAATGGGCTGCAACCTAGCTGGATGTCAGAGGGCAAGGGAACTCCTTGATGCAGTCCACTCAGGTCAGCCTCCTGGGACAGAGAACAGGGCTGGAAAGGATAGAAAATGGCTCTGGAGGGAAGAATCGGAAAGATCCACCATTGCTCATCTAACGATTTTTGAAGCACTTCAGCCTCTCAGATATGAAAACCTCCTCATAtgtgtttaatatatcatttggAACTCATTTCTCCAGCTCACatacctttttatattttctcctgtGGGGAAAGGTACCCTGTGAATAGTGATATTCTACTGGCTTAGTTAAAAATACGAATTTCAGAAGTGCAACTCAGGAGGCTAGGAGGATACATTTTAGGTGACAGAGACCTGGGACTGCTTGGATAAGATCTTGTCACTTGGCATGGCTATCTAGATGGCAGCCTCTTTATGGCTAGATGCTCCTGACCCTCTTACGAgcggggcttttttttttttccacgggAATGAACACACTCAGCATTTCCCTATGAATGCTGACTCGAGTTGGGTGTCAATTTCAGATAGCGTAGTTGCTCTCCAGGTTCATGAGCCCAGTTTCAGGGTCCTAAAAATAGTTAAGGTGGGTATAGGTTGTTATCTGTGTCCTGGAATCATTGCCCCTCTTGTGCACTGGTTTATAAAGGTCAGACTCTGATCTTTGCTTCTCTGGAGATTAGGAGTTGGGCTTTGTTCTCCAACCTTCCGTAGATCTGGAATATGGAAGTGAGTGCCACCTAGGGGTTATGATTAGGTTTTGGACTCTGCCTAAAATAGCTATTTTGGGGAAGTTGACGTGGAGGGTTTTTTTTGCCACCTTTCTTGCAATGTAGTCTCCTTAGAACATTAACAATTTAGGGgaagattttacattttattaaaaaacgttgtgttgggaattccctggtggtccagtggttaggactcagtgctttcactgccgagggccctggttcaatccctggttggggaactaagaacccacaagcCGCACGGTGCAGAGAAAACCCCATTATTATGGAAACGCTCAAACATTACAGAAGTTGAAAGAATAGTATAATAAACCCCCAGGTACCTCTCACCCTGCTGTAATAATTATTGGCATTTTTGCCAATCCTGTTTCATCTGTCCTCTAATCCTTTTTTTTGTCAGGAGTATTTGAAAGCAAGCCTTAGGcatcatataatttcatttctcATACTTCTGTATGCATCTCATAACTGAtgagatttcttttaaataaccACCGTGTGTTATACCtaacaaaatttaacaattttattacTGTCATCTAATACCCAGTCTGTATTCAGAAATTCTCCATCATTTCAGAAATGCCTTTTTACAGTCAGTTTGTTTGAATAAGGATCCAGATGAAGTCCATGCATTGAATTTGCTTGTTAggtatattttattctataataGTTCCctcttcattattattttcattccatTGATTTGTTGAAGAAGCAGGGCATTTGATCTGTAGAACATCCCACATTCTTTAGAAGACGTTGAGTCTcgtttctccctctttctctgtctctctctttctttctgtgtgtgtctgtttctataTAAAACAGTTAATCCATTCTTACCCTTGGTGGTGACCAGTCTTTACAAGTGAGATATCTATAGTCTCTTTCCATCCATTCTCCCACATCGCTATTGTTTTGAACCTCCATTTCACAAATCCTAGCATAGGGCCTCTCACAGAGTAGGTATCATCTTGTTTATTGAATGAAGAGGTAGATAGGCCCAAGGTGATTGGTTCATTTAGGTGGGATTTAGATATATAAGAATATCTGTGGAAGGCAAGCTATTACTTATGTGAAGGATTTTAAAGGTTGTGCTTCAagtgaatgtttttcttttgtttagatatttttttctctcggAGGTGAAAGGTACATCTGTGTTTATTATCTTATTTCCCtctactagaatataagctccaaaGGGGTAGGGATCTTCTCTTTTGCCCAGTGATGTTTCTCAGAGACCTAGAACCTTgtcacagagtaagtgctcaatcaGTGTGTTGAATCAAATGGTCCAATAGAATAACGAATGCCATAAAGCAAATGTTCCAGCAGCTGAGCATGGACCTAAGAGTGTGAATATCTATTTTTGCTCAGTATATATTCATTTCGTATATAATCTGGTTCCTGCTCTAGGATTAGGACAGTTCTCAGGGAGCTCAGGGATTCCACAATTAGCAATCTTTCTCAGGTACAATTAGCAATCTTGACCCTTTGATTTTTGGGGGGAGAGAAGGGGCAAAATAGATCTATTTGGAACTTGTGATTTCTTTAGATGATTGTAAGTCTTCTAAGCCCTTCTTCGCCAAGAGCTACACCTTAAAAGGATTTATTAGTAATGGATTGGCTTTTCGGGTTGGAGAAACGTAGGGCAAAGTTAGCCAATACTTCTGTCACTCTGTGGGACATTTCTCTGTTCCTGTCTCTTAATATCAAAACTCAGGCTTTATGTAATATCAGTTCCTTAGTCCATTGTTTGTTCTTTGGGTGATGATTCTTGCTTTCCCTTCCAGAGCTAAAGTTGCAGACAAGATCCAGCTGATCAGTAATATGCTAGACAAAGTCAATGAAATGATTATTGGTGGTGGAATGGCCTTTACCTTCCTTAAGGTGCTCAACAACATGGAGGTAGGAAACCAATGCCAAGTGGATGTGAAATAGCTCTCCATGAGAAATAGCCggttatgtaaatttaaaaaggaaattagctTCTGACATGAGCCCTAAAAactcccatttttatttattttgcaagttGTTTTTCTTTCGTCTTTGAATTATTCCTTTGTATTGTGTTGTATTTTGTTCCTGTCTGCTTTGTGAGGTAATCACATTCTTAGTATAGAGGCTGATCTTCATCATCTTGACTTTCCTGTGTAGATTGGCACTTCTCTGTTTGACGAAGAGGGATCCAAGATCGTCAAAGACCTGATATCCAAAGCTGAGAAGAATGGCGTGAAGATTACCTTGCCTGTTGACTTTGTCACTGCTGATAAGTTTGATGAGAATGCCAAGACTGGCCAAGCCACTGTGGCCTCTGGCATACCTGCTGGCTGGATGGTGAGTCACTTGGGTGGTTTGTAGTATGAGTGAACAAATACATTTTGGTATCATTCACTCAACCAACCAATGGGAATTTTAAAAGAAGGGCTACAAATGTTGAGTGAGACCCTCCTTTGGGGAAAATCCATGGGGAAAAGCAGTGGTATCAGATTGCTGCTAAGACTTTTCATTAGTAATGTGGGGGCaaaactgttttttctttcttcatctatttaatgtttattaagtaCTTGACTGTGTGCTGGGGATGATGCTATGTACTTTCATGGTTTGGGCTGTTCTGGATTATGTTGCTGCCTAGAAACCTGTATAAGAAATTTTTCTTATATGAAAACATTAAGATAGTACAAGTATAATTATTGCAAGCAGGGAAAAATTTATGTGTGTATTAAAGACTTATTTAGCTGATTGTAATGTTCTCCATATTTTATCATTCTAATAGCTGTACAAAATTGTTAATGGTGACATACTAGTTTGCttatcactttcctttttttttagaattatttaagctttcatatttcttttttcttttaagatttattttttaaatttatttttggctgcatcgggcggcacgtgggcttctctctagttgtggtgcttgggctccaGGGtttgtgggctctgtagttgtggcacgtgggttccagagcgtgtggtctctgtagtttgcggcacgcaggctgtagttgaggcgtgcgagctcagtagttgtggcacatgggcttagttgccccgtggcatgtggatcttagttccctgaccagggattgaacccgcatcccctgtattgtaaggcggattctttaccactggaccaccagggaagtcccatcacttTCCTTTTGATAGGCATGTGGGTTTTATTTagttcagtgtttctcaaagtgtagtctCAAGAACAGCAGCATCGGACTTgtctgctggcacagtggttaagaatccgcctgccagtgtaggggacatgggttcgatccctggtccgggaagattccacatgctgtggagcaactaaccctgtgcaccacaactactgagcctgcgttctagagcctgggagccacaactactgagcccgccagcctagagcccgtgctccacagcaagagaagccactgcaatgagaaaagcctgcgcaccgcaacgaaaagtagcccccactggtggcaactagagaaagcccacgtgcagcaacgaagaaccaaagcagccaaaaataaattaaaaagagaacagcagcatcagcatcattttgaaactcattaaaaaatgcagattcttgccccctgccccccgaCCTGCTGAAGCAGAAACTGGGGGTAAGGCCCAGAAATTTGTGCTCGAACAAGCCatcctggtgattctgatgcacaacaagatttgagaaccactgatctagtttAGTGTTTTTCAACCTCGGCACTATTGACATCTCGGGTAGTTTTAGTTGTGGAGGGCTGTTGTTGCCTTATAGGATGTTTAAGGCACCTTTGGCCACTAGATGCCAGAAGCAACCTCCTACCATCTCCAAatcatgacaatcaaaaatgtcttgaGACATTGCCATATGTTCCCTAGGGAGGGACGGAATTGACCCTAGTTGAAAACCACTTATCTAGTTACACACAATCATAAAATAGTGTGGCTAAGAATGTTTTTATCAAATAACTTTTGGTTTTCCCTTAGACTTGATCTTCCATAAAGGATATGAAcaggtttataattttaaagaatgagaGGTATCTTTTGGTTCTAGAAGACACTCTGGTGTTCAGCCTTGAGTTCTGGTCTTGGTGGAGGTATGGTATTTGCTCCTCTAAGTAGCTTTTATTGGTAGCTCATCCTCTCTTTTAACTCTGCCCCTTAGGGCTTGGACTGTGGTCCTGAGAGCAGCAAGAAGTATGCTGAGGCTGTTGCTCGGGCTAAGCAGATTGTGTGGAATGGACCTGTGGGTGTATTTGAATGGGAATCTTTTGCCCGAGGAACTAAAGCCCTCATGGATGAGGTGGTGAAAGCCACTTCCAGGGGCTGCATCACCATCATAGGTAAGGAGTCCTGTACAAAGCTATTGCCAATGTGAGCTGGCAGAATTCTGATCAGAGGAATGTAGAGGAGAAATGGTTAACTTTTCCTAGGTTCCTTGGTGCCAGGTGAATCTTGAGAGCTAAATGGGTATATAATTCATGGAGGAACCTCTAAATGAGATGGACTTGGGGGGTTATCGGCTACCTTTTGGGCTCGAGAGCACATTGCCTTATAGTTTTGGTgccaatcttttttcttttctctcctttcccctttttaCTTGGCTTTCATTCAACAGGTGGTGGAGACACTGCTACTTGCTGTGCCAAATGGAACACAGAGGATAAAGTCAGCCATGTAAGCACCGGAGGTGGTGCCAGTTTAGAGCTCCTGGAAGGTGAGGTTCTTTAATGTTTTCTGACTTATTTGGGGGAAGGATGGGGTTTATGCAGTGAGAGGTGAATAGAATGGAGTGGAGACGGTAGATAGTGTCATTAGCAGTCATTAGCTGGGCAGTACAAATGGAGGAGTTTCAAATAAAGCTCCTGGCTTCCATTTGAGGTGGGGAGGGCTACATGGGAAGACTTATTCTCAAAGAGGTTATGCTCTAGTAGACCTGGGACCCAAAATGTAAAAGTTACCTAACTCCTGGCCATATACCCTAGAGAAGAGCTGATATGTTATTGGGCGGATAGAAGGGGACAGATCTGGCTTAGTGGATCCTATAGTAAtgctgactgtgtgtgtgtgtgttctctcaAAAACAGGTAAAGTCCTTCCTGGGGTGGAGGCTCTCAGCAGTGTTTAGTACTTTCCTGCCTTTTGGTTCCTGTGCATAGCCCCTAAGTCAACTTAGTGCTTTCTGCATCTCCACTTGGCATTAGCTAATATCTTCCTCTATGTCAGGATTCGGCTAGTGGCCAAGAGATGTAGCACCAGGAACCCTTAAACAGTTGTATGGCATCTCAGCTCACCTTTACTGCACCCTGGCTTTGCCTACATTCTTCAAGATCCCATTTGAATTTCTTAGAGACTAAACCGTTGTTCATTCTAGAGTGCATATATTTGTATTATGCCTGTTAAAAGAAAGTGAGCTGTGTTAGCTTAGTTCTTTTTATGAAGTAGCTTATTCTGATTAGCTTTGTCATAGTTTCACCACTCAGcatggaaacaaaatgaaattccaGTTGTCGGTAAGGAGGGAGATGAAGTTGGtgatctattaaataaataataaaaatatccattgaaactgggatttttttcctgTCAT from Phocoena phocoena chromosome X, mPhoPho1.1, whole genome shotgun sequence encodes the following:
- the PGK1 gene encoding phosphoglycerate kinase 1 is translated as MSLSNKLTLDKTDVKGKRVIMRVDFNVPMKNNQITNNQRIKAAVPSIKFCLDNGAKSVVLMSHLGRPDGVPMPDKYSLQPVAVELKSLLGKDVLFLKDCVGPEVEKACADPAAGSVILLENLRFHVEEEGKGKDASGNKVKAEPAKIEAFRASLSKLGDVYVNDAFGTAHRAHSSMVGVNLPEKAGGFLMKKELNYFAKALESPERPFLAILGGAKVADKIQLISNMLDKVNEMIIGGGMAFTFLKVLNNMEIGTSLFDEEGSKIVKDLISKAEKNGVKITLPVDFVTADKFDENAKTGQATVASGIPAGWMGLDCGPESSKKYAEAVARAKQIVWNGPVGVFEWESFARGTKALMDEVVKATSRGCITIIGGGDTATCCAKWNTEDKVSHVSTGGGASLELLEGKVLPGVEALSSV